One window from the genome of Musa acuminata AAA Group cultivar baxijiao chromosome BXJ1-4, Cavendish_Baxijiao_AAA, whole genome shotgun sequence encodes:
- the LOC103979070 gene encoding small ribosomal subunit protein eS17, protein MGRVRTKTVKKSSRQVIERYYSRMTLDFHTNKKMLEEVAIIPSKRLRNKIAGFSTHLMRRIQRGPVRGISLKLQEEERERRMDFVPDESAIKVDHIEVDKDTVDMLASLGMTDIPGVEQQADAPAAPTYPYQSRPGGGYGAGRRN, encoded by the coding sequence ATGGGCCGCGTCCGGACGAAGACGGTGAAGAAGTCGTCGCGCCAGGTCATCGAGCGGTACTACTCGCGGATGACCCTGGATTTCCACACCAACAAGAAGATGCTGGAGGAGGTGGCCATCATCCCCTCGAAGCGCCTCCGCAATAAGATCGCCGGATTCTCTACCCACCTCATGCGCCGCATCCAGCGCGGCCCTGTCCGCGGCATCTCCCTTAAGCTCCAGGAGGAGGAGCGCGAGCGCCGCATGGACTTCGTCCCCGACGAGTCCGCCATCAAGGTCGACCACATCGAGGTCGACAAGGATACGGTCGACATGCTCGCGTCCCTTGGTATGACCGATATCCCCGGCGTCGAGCAGCAAGCCGATGCGCCCGCCGCCCCTACTTACCCGTACCAGTCGCGCCCCGGCGGCGGTTATGGCGCTGGCCGCAGGAACTGA
- the LOC135652868 gene encoding 1-acyl-sn-glycerol-3-phosphate acyltransferase LPAT1, chloroplastic-like — MVTGSLLGLKPCTSLPSITPLNRPPAPRNALSSPVTAVSGCRNNQFNWNLRFHCPKPAIPIRKQTTVRRDTVVRSEIAAAGFPDDAASSLSEFQLVSRIRGICFYFVTAVSAIFLFAVMVVVHPCVVLFDRHRRRAHHLIAKIWATMTIVPFYKFEFEGMDNLPPQDTPAVYVSNHQSFLDIYTLLTLGRSFKFISKRSIFLFPIIGWAMFLMGVIPLRRMDSRSQLDCLKRCMELVKKGASVFFFPEGTRSKDGKLGAFKKGAFSVASKTGVPVVPITLMGTGKVMPAGEECMINSGSVKVVIHKPLDGKDADKLCNEARDSIAQTLLLHGYGVH; from the exons atggtgaCGGGATCGCTCCTGGGGCTCAAACCCTGCACATCGCTGCCCTCAATTACTCCCCTAAATCGTCCGCCCGCTCCGAGAAACGCCCTTTCTTCTCCTG TTACGGCGGTCTCGGGTTGTCGGAACAACCAGTTCAATTGGAACCTAAGGTTTCACTGCCCCAAGCCTGCGATTCCGATCAGGAAGCAGACCACGGTGCGAAGAGACACCGTCGTTAGATCGGAGATAGCTGCTGCCGGGTTCCCTGATGACGCGGCAAGCTCCCTTTCAG AATTTCAATTGGTTTCAAGAATCAGAGGGATTTGCTTTTACTTTGTCACGGCTGTGTCTGCGATCTTTCTGTTTGCCGTAATGGTGGTGGTGCACCCATGTGTGGTCCTTTTTGATAGGCATCGGCGCAGGGCTCATCACTTGATTGCAAAGATTTGGGCAACAATGACTATTGTTCCGTTCTATAAATTTGAGTTTGAGGGGATGGACAATTTGCCTCCTCAGGACACCCCAGCTGTGTATGTCTCTAACCACCAGAGCTTCCTGGACATATACACTCTTCTGACACTTGGAAGGAGCTTCAAGTTTATAAGCAAGAGAAGCATATTTCTGTTCCCGATCATCGGATGGGCAATGTTCCTCATGGGTGTAATACCTCTTCGCAGAATGGATAGCAGGAGCCAGTTG GATTGTCTCAAGCGTTGCATGGAATTGGTGAAGAAGGGAGCATCTGTTTTTTTCTTTCCAGAAGGAACTAGGAGCAAGGATGGAAAGTTAGGTGCTTTCAAG AAAGGGGCATTTAGCGTTGCTTCAAAGACCGGTGTGCCTGTTGTGCCCATAACCCTTATGGGAACTGGAAAGGTTATGCCTGCAGGAGAGGAGTGTATGATAAACTCAGGTTCAGTGAAAGTTGTAATACACAAGCCTTTAGATGGAAAAGATGCAGACAAACTCTGCAATGAAGCTAGAGATTCAATAGCTCAAACACTTTTGCTTCATGGCTATGGAGTACATTGA
- the LOC135652875 gene encoding heavy metal-associated isoprenylated plant protein 44-like, with protein sequence MGRDLSSWLSNLSFGYRGDHRKSRNPSIYYDNPSNSSSSNDSYYYIEDSNMIRRKMAKGRPLSLQTVELKVRMCCTGCERVVKHALQKLRGVDSVEVELELEKVTVTGYVDRNKVLKEARRSGKKAEFWPNPGLPLYFTTAKNYFHDEDSFRSSYNYWRHGYNGDKHGHVPAPHRGEDRVSNMFNDDDVNACSVM encoded by the exons ATGGGAAGAGACTTGAGCTCTTGGCTCTCCAACTTGTCTTTCGGATATCGAGGCGATCACCGCAAGAGTCGTAATCCGAGCATCTACTACGACAACCCCAGcaatagcagcagcagcaacgactCCTACTACTACATCGAAGACAGCAATATGATCCGCAGGAAGATGGCCAAGGGAAGACCTCTTTCCTTGCAG ACCGTGGAGCTTAAAGTGAGGATGTGCTGCACAGGTTGCGAGAGGGTGGTCAAGCATGCTCTCCAAAAGCTTAGAG GCGTCGACTCGGTGGAGGTGGAGCTGGAGCTGGAGAAGGTGACGGTGACGGGATACGTCGACCGGAACAAGGTGCTCAAGGAGGCGCGGCGGAGCGGGAAGAAGGCGGAGTTCTGGCCCAACCCCGGCCTCCCGCTCTACTTCACCACCGCCAAGAACTACTTCCACGACGAAGACTCCTTCCGCAGCAGCTACAACTACTGGCGCCACGGCTACAACGGCGACAAGCACGGCCACGTCCCGGCGCCGCACCGGGGGGAGGACCGCGTCAGCAACATGTTCAACGACGACGACGTCAACGCGTGCAGCGTCATGTGA